A single window of Candoia aspera isolate rCanAsp1 chromosome 3, rCanAsp1.hap2, whole genome shotgun sequence DNA harbors:
- the THBD gene encoding thrombomodulin has protein sequence MWLLLVAVGSLGAGLALPSPSPAPTPLGAQCLGSACFSLFWTSRSFAEAAGVCEGGGGHLMTVRSTVAAEAIALLLRDRLGSAWLGLRLPENGCVEPAKRLRGFQWVTGDERTDFEAWDSNGSHAAVPTCGPTCVVVTRQLRWQERACDASAEAILCEYNYPNGTCGPLLLPAASAVTYLTPFGARESDLVASPPGTTAEVPSLGASLECRAQSSNGSLEWGSATPGAWDCQLQNGGCDGQCHLDEQGRPHCACLEGWTLLEDQRNCWSPCASLGCQQHCVPQGDSGICMCSEGYVLHSDGKSCLDIDDCQATPGLCEQECVNTQGAFECRCWTGHELVKGKCLPEKWLCFDLTCEHDCNLVDGEYKCTCFEGYIPDPKSPHKCLRVCNQTECAPQCDPNNIDECFCPEGFILEVKIDETKVCTDINECESGSCASLECVNTPGSYNCICPNGLIQKLDSCEQPSEEPEESSGETEAYPKTSVAPSFAPPKDGSSRGTLVAIIVSVTFMVVVLAVIICCQVKKHYAAQSTADYKCQQSESGVALQHVSPTCASSRQKM, from the coding sequence ATGTGGCTTCTCCTAGTGGCGGTGGGCAGCCTGGGAGCGGGGCTGGCCTTGCCCTCGCCATCTCCAGCGCCGACCCCCTTAGGCGCGCAGTGCCTGGGCTCCGCCTGCTTCAGTTTATTCTGGACTTCCAGGAGCTTCGCCGAGGCGGCAGGCGTGTGCGAGGGAGGCGGCGGGCACCTCATGACGGTGCGCTCCACGGTGGCGGCGGAGGCCATAGCGCTGCTGCTGCGCGACCGCCTCGGCAGCGCGTGGCTCGGCTTGCGCCTACCCGAGAACGGCTGCGTCGAGCCGGCGAAGCGCCTGAGGGGATTTCAGTGGGTGACCGGCGATGAGCGCACGGACTTCGAGGCTTGGGACAGCAACGGCTCCCACGCAGCAGTGCCCACCTGCGGCCCCACGTGCGTGGTGGTGACTCGTCAACTGAGGTGGCAGGAGCGTGCCTGCGACGCCTCCGCTGAAGCGATCCTCTGCGAGTACAACTATCCGAACGGGACCTGCGGGCCTCTGCTTTTACCAGCGGCCTCGGCGGTCACTTACCTCACGCCCTTCGGCGCCCGAGAGAGCGACCTGGTGGCCTCTCCTCCGGGCACCACGGCGGAGGTGCCGAGTCTGGGTGCCAGCCTGGAGTGCCGCGCGCAGAGCAGCAACGGGTCGTTAGAATGGGGTTCAGCCACACCTGGCGCCTGGGATTGCCAGCTGCAAAATGGGGGCTGTGATGGTCAGTGTCATTTGGACGAGCAAGGGAGACCCCACTGTGCCTGCCTGGAAGGCTGGACTTTGTTGGAGGACCAACGGAACTGCTGGTCCCCATGTGCCAGTTTAGGATGCCAGCAGCATTGTGTGCCTCAAGGTGACTCTGGAATCTGTATGTGCTCTGAGGGTTATGTGCTGCATTCTGATGGCAAGAGCTGCTTGGACATTGATGACTGCCAGGCCACACCAGGGCTTTGTGAACAGGAGTGCGTTAACACCCAGGGCGCATTTGAGTGCCGCTGCTGGACAGGCCACGAGCTGGTGAAGGGCAAATGCCTCCCAGAGAAATGGTTGTGCTTTGATTTAACATGTGAACATGATTGCAACCTTGTTGATGGAGAGTATAAATGCACGTGTTTTGAGGGCTATATTCCAGACCCCAAAAGTCCTCATAAGTGTCTCCGAGTCTGTAACCAGACTGAATGCGCTCCTCAGTGTGACCCAAACAATATAGACGAATGCTTCTGTCCAGAAGGCTTTATCTTGGAAGTGAAAATAGATGAGACAAAAGTATGCACGGATATTAATGAGTGTGAGTCTGGATCCTGTGCTTCCCTGGAGTGCGTAAATACTCCTGGCAGTTATAACTGCATCTGTCCCAATGGACTTATTCAAAAACTGGACAGTTGTGAACAGCCGTCAGAAGAACCAGAGGAGTCTTCAGGTGAAACTGAAGCTTATCCCAAAACATCTGTTGCTCCTTCTTTTGCCCCACCAAAGGATGGCAGCAGTCGAGGGACATTGGTTGCAATCATAGTTAGTGTCACGTTTATGGTCGTGGTCTTAGCAGTTATTATCTGCTGCCAGGTGAAGAAACACTATGCTGCACAAAGCACAGCGGACTACAAATGTCAGCAGTCTGAAAGCGGTGTGGCGCTGCAGCATGTTAGTCCAACTTGTGCCTCTTCCAGGCAGAAAATGTAG